The Shewanella pealeana ATCC 700345 genome contains the following window.
GCCATACATCTGGTTAACGGGGTAGCTATGGTAACGCCATTTATCGTCTTTAATGGCTTGCTGAAGCTTTTGCGTTAGTAGTTGGTAGCTAAGTAGAGTTTGTCTATCGAGCTTGCTTGAGTTGATTTTTTGAAGCTGAGCTAAATGTTTTTTGTCGCGGGCAAGGGCGGCATCATCGGCAGTATCGCCCATCTCATCCCATTTATCGTAATCGGTTTTAATGCCGAGATGGGTTTGGGAGATGGGGCTTGCCATGACATTTTCCATGAAAATGCTTTCGAATAAGGCGTTGGCTTTTTCTGACTCACTCTCTGCCTTATGGGCAACGGGCTCACTTGGGCTAGATAGTGAAGTGGAAGTTGGGGCGGCGACGGCGGAGGCGCCAAGCATAGTGCTGGCGCTGAGCCCAAATGAGAGCGAGAGGGCAATAAGGCTAACTTTTGTTTTTATAGGCATTTTTAGGCTTCCTTAGAATTATGATTGTTATCCTAAAGAAGCCAGCGGTTAATTTTTTGATCTAAGTGTTAGCAAATATTTCCAAATCTATAGGCTGTGGCTTATTAATTAAGCTATTCAGTTGCTTAGGGAGTATTAGTAAGCCGTTATACCATCTATAGGAATTGTGACAGTAGCTCATTGACGAACATGTGACCTTTGCTAGTCAGCTGCCAGTGTTCATCCGATTCAGTCATTAAGCCCTTAGCACAGCCTTGCTTAACTCCGTCACTGATGGTGTCTCGAGTTAAACCTGTGCGCTGTTCAAATTCCACCTTAGGAATTGGACTCATTAGGCGCAAGCGGTTCATCAGATATTCTAAGGCTCTGTCTTCCTCTACCACCTCTGTTGTTTCATCGGTGTAGTTATCAGCGGCTAAATAACCTTTAGGGTGCTTAATCTTGACGGTGCGGACAATTTTATTGTCATCAAGTAGGGTTATTTTACCATGAGCGCCACAACCAATCCCTAAGTAGTCGCCAAACTGCCAGTAGTTAAGGTTGTGTCTGCATTGGAAGCCTTCTTTGGCATAGGCCGAGATCTCGTACTGCTGGTAACCTAGCGCAGCTAGACGCTTTTGCCCCTGCTCGTAGATCTGCCATAGGTTTTCATCATCAGGAAGCTGTGGCGGCTTAGAGTGGAATAGGGTATTAGGCTCAATCGTTAGTTGATACCAAGACAGGTGGGGCGGAGCAAGCTCTGCTGCGGTCTCTATGTCGCTAAGGGCTTCATCAAAACTTTGGTTTGGCAGGCCGTGCATCA
Protein-coding sequences here:
- the hemW gene encoding radical SAM family heme chaperone HemW is translated as MLTLPPLSLYIHIPWCVQKCPYCDFNSHGQHGELPQTEYIDALIKDLKQDLHYVQGRRLDTIFIGGGTPSLFDAAQIGRLLAEVDKLVPFSDNIEITMEANPGTLEHDDFEAYCKAGVTRLSIGVQSFSSDKLNLLGRIHNKDEAHIAAQKAKVSGYQSFNLDLMHGLPNQSFDEALSDIETAAELAPPHLSWYQLTIEPNTLFHSKPPQLPDDENLWQIYEQGQKRLAALGYQQYEISAYAKEGFQCRHNLNYWQFGDYLGIGCGAHGKITLLDDNKIVRTVKIKHPKGYLAADNYTDETTEVVEEDRALEYLMNRLRLMSPIPKVEFEQRTGLTRDTISDGVKQGCAKGLMTESDEHWQLTSKGHMFVNELLSQFL